A genomic region of Miscanthus floridulus cultivar M001 chromosome 3, ASM1932011v1, whole genome shotgun sequence contains the following coding sequences:
- the LOC136541957 gene encoding uncharacterized protein has product MDRSMELFAGRGPATAACGDEGGRDRRFPEPPTHHARAEDSSTMLVIRDALLSQLQKDRLRQEIILAELAKIERAMALRAADAERASQVAPFFSFLEETPHSREAVGRADHGIVAADVDNDLNKKKKKKDGVRGGVELESQKPATGDLVRECLKTSCGAGNAAGQQNAALDESKLQEPNETTLAKKTTPSSVKWSCDICRVGPPTEGHLQQHFAGQKHRSKVAAFVSRNNANSQKAKAAAAKSENMRQYDENPRLTWVCRFCQSNCTCKSNLEDHLRGKRHKAKIQSLLEECKNMAVNCGSLNSQPNIVTQDEDNNPASTWNCSLCQAKCSRQSDLANHLRGKGHQLNFLVLQVEGKQYLTEWGCGICQAKCNSVSQFESHCSSRGHQQKVEALRKGGQIASSSGSKTAKGASSEETEIHRATYFCKLCDLHCNSKNTLAEHRKGKNHTKVEKRMSLSFCKVCNLQCNSEKMLAHHRTGKAHLAKLNNC; this is encoded by the exons ATGGACAGATCGATGGAGTTGTTTGccggccgaggcccagcgaccgcCGCGTGCGGCGACGAAGGCGGCCGAGACCGCCGCTTCCCCGAGCCTCCGACGCATCACGCTCGTGCAGAAGACTCGTCGACGATGCTGGTGATCAGGGACGCGCTGCTGTCGCAGCTCCAGAAGGACCGACTTCGCCAGGAGATCATCCTGGCCGAGCTCGCCAAGATAGAGCGCGCCATGGCCCTGCGCGCCGCCGACGCCGAGCGTGCTAGCCAGGTGgcgcccttcttctccttcctcgagGAGACGCCGCACAGCAGAGAGGCGGTTGGTCGTGCAGACCATGGTATTGTCGCCGCGGATGTGGACAACGATctgaataagaagaagaagaagaaagatggagtGCGCGGGGGTGTAGAACTCGAGTCCCAGAAGCCTGCCACGGGAGATCTCGTCCGTGAATGCCTGAAAACTTCTTGTGGTGCCGGAAACGCTGCAGGTCAGCAAAATGCAGCTCTTGATGAGAGCAAACTACAAGAACCCAATGAG ACTACGTTGGCCAAGAAGACGACGCCTTCTTCAGTGAAATGGAGCTGTGACATCTGCCGGGTGGGACCACCCACCGAGGGCCACTTACAACAACATTTTGCAGGGCAGAAGCACCGGTCTAAAGTAGCAGCCTTTGTATCAAGAAACAATGCCAACAGTCAGAAAGCAAAGGCAGCTGCTGCGAAGTCCGAAAATATGCGGCAATATGATGAAAATCCACGTCTAACTTGGGTCTGCAGATTCTGCCAATCCAATTGCACCTGCAAATCAAACCTGGAGGACCACCTGAGAGGCAAAAGACACAAAGCAAAGATCCAATCCCTGCTGGAAGAATGCAAGAATATGGCAGTGAATTGTGGGTCGCTGAATTCACAACCAAACATTGTGACACAGGATGAAGACAACAACCCTGCTTCAACATGGAATTGCAGCCTCTGCCAAGCCAAGTGCAGTCGTCAGTCAGACTTGGCGAACCACCTAAGAGGCAAGGGACACCAGCTCAATTTTCTGGTTCTTCAGGTAGAAGGCAAGCAATATCTGACAGAATGGGGTTGCGGTATCTGTCAGGCCAAATGTAACTCTGTATCTCAGTTTGAGAGTCACTGCAGCAGCAGGGGACACCAACAGAAGGTAGAAGCTCTACGGAAGGGAGGCCAAATTGCAAGCTCAAGTGGTTCCAAGACAGCTAAGGGTGCAAGCTCTGAGGAGACGGAGATACATAGGGCGACATACTTTTGCAAGCTTTGCGATTTGCACTGCAACAGCAAGAATACACTAGCTGAACATCGAAAGGGGAAGAATCACACAAAGGTGGAGAAACGGATGTCGTTGAGTTTTTGCAAGGTTTGCAATCTGCAGTGCAACAGCGAAAAGATGCTTGCTCACCATCGTACTGGGAAGGCCCATTTGGCAAAGCTGAACAACTGCTGA
- the LOC136541958 gene encoding uncharacterized protein has protein sequence MDDIAGEPGRKGDDSSRAVLTPPRRGPGLLPPSSPPSGSGSIPSPPSAAAVLALPASATSQIAGLLASSRLAGEMDGGGETLLVRRSKGKKRPQQPAAPAERGSGSGDRFRTLWPDYHDLLQATEAKKKRLASTKRRSLALLAEVKFLRRKYQSFLKGDSQQKHYKLKKQARYMPSPLGSNKPTMLADHGAGTEVPSTSKNPDHDLNQDSVPNDVGNDRQGQQGHPEVEKFDQVRVDEDMMTADVKLSVCRDTGNSLASEGKRAVPWQDRLALKA, from the exons ATGGACGATATTGCTGGGGAGCCGGGAAGGAAAGGAGACGACTCTTCCCGTGCAGTGCTGACGCCACCACGACGCGGCCCCGGTCTCCTCCCGCCCTCCTCTCCTCCGTCTGGATCTGGTTCTATCCCCTCCCCACCCTCCGCCGCCGCTGTCCTCGCCCTCCCGGCCTCAGCCACGAGCCAGATCGCCGGGCTCCTTGCCTCGTCTCGCCTCGCCGGCGAGATGGACGGCGGCGGGGAGACGCTGCTGGTGCGGAGGAGCAAGGGCAAGAAGAGACCGCAGCAGCCGGCGGCGCCCGCAGAGAGGGGCTCCGGCAGCGGGGACAGGTTCCGCACGCTCTGGCCCGACTACCACGACCTGCTGCAG GCGACtgaggcaaagaagaagaggctGGCGAGCACAAAGAGGAGAAGCCTCGCCTTGCTTGCTGAAGTCAA GTTCTTGCGAAGGAAGTACCAGTCCTTTCTGAAGGGTGACTCGCAGCAGAAACATTACAAGTTGAAGAAGCAGGCTCGGTACATGCCATCCCCATTGGGAAGCAACAAGCCTACAATGCTAGCCGATCATGGTGCAGGGACCGAAGTGCCTTCTACCAGCAAAAACCCAGACCATGACTTAAATCAAGATTCTGTTCCA AATGACGTGGGGAATGATCGCCAGGGGCAACAGGGCCATCCAGAAGTCGAAAAGTTTGATCAGGTCAGGGTGGACGAAGATATGATGACAGCTGATGTCAAATTATCAGTTTGTAGGGATACAGGAAACTCTCTTGCAAGTGAAGGTAAGAGGGCGGTTCCATGGCAAGACCGGTTAGCGTTGAAGGCCTAG
- the LOC136544109 gene encoding uncharacterized protein has translation MLVIRDALLSQLQKDRLRQEIILAELAKIERAMVRRAADAERASQVEPLFSFLEETPHSREAVGRADHGIVAAEVDNDLNKKKKKDGVRGGVELESQKPATGDLVRECLKTSCGAGNAAGQQNAALDESKLQEPNEGEQPHCGFPEKNLSANLEKLAEKGYRVLVVEQTETPEQLELRRKEMGIKDKALTASVTAAVPPINPERALAMEFARREPEILRLYATQTRLRQPTGPKTPQPPLGWELPEITITVKKPRSCERAKSPSPRRWSCAVCQVDAASERELQLHRARAGKKHRAKSNAAAVEARTKAIGALKVAKPKKRRLQYKAAGQENEANVEQKSTEFNELKPIGAATLTILHLNDN, from the exons ATGCTGGTGATCAGGGACGCGCTGCTGTCGCAGCTCCAGAAGGACAGACTTCGCCAGGAGATCATCCTGGCCGAGCTCGCCAAGATAGAGCGCGCAATGGTCCGGCGCGCCGCCGACGCCGAGCGTGCTAGCCAGGTGGAGcccctcttctccttcctcgaGGAGACGCCGCACAGCAGAGAGGCGGTTGGTCGTGCAGACCATGGTATTGTCGCCGCGGAAGTGGATAACGAtctgaacaagaagaagaagaaagatggagtGCGCGGGGGTGTAGAACTCGAGTCCCAGAAGCCTGCCACGGGAGATCTCGTCCGTGAATGCCTGAAAACTTCTTGTGGTGCCGGAAACGCTGCAGGTCAGCAAAATGCAGCTCTTGATGAGAGCAAACTACAAGAACCCAATGAG GGTGAACAGCCTCACTGTGGATTCCCAGAGAAGAATTTATCAGCGAATTTGGAGAAATTAGCTGAGAAG GGTTATCGAGTTCTGGTTGTGGAGCAGACCGAAACTCCTGAGCAGCTTGAACTTCGGCGTAAGGAGATGGGTATAAAGGACAAGGCATTGACGGCCTCAGTGACGGCCGCGGTGCCACCCATAAATCCGGAGCGTGCACTTGCAATGGAGTTCGCTCGCCGAGAGCCCGAGATCCTGCGGCTCTACGCCACACAGACACG GCTACGACAGCCAACAGGACCCAAGACGCCGCAGCCTCCGCTAGGATGGGAACTGCCAGAAATCACCATAACAGTCAAGAAACCCAGGTCATGCGAGAGGGCCAAGTCACCCTCACCCCGGAGATGGAGCTGCGCGGTCTGCCAGGTGGACGCAGCTAGCGAGCGCGAGCTACAGCTGCATCGTGCACGTGCAGGGAAGAAGCACAGGGCCAAGTCCAACGCAGCTGCCGTGGAAGCAAGAACCAAGGCCATTGGTGCTCTGAAGGTAGCAAAGCCTAAGAAACGACGTCTTCAGTACAAGGCAGCAGGTCAGGAGAACGAAGCAAACGTTGAGCAGAAGAGTACAGAGTTCAATGAG TTGAAGCCAATTGGAGCTGCTACTCTTACAATTCTCCACCTCAACGACAATTGA